CCTGTAGCACACAGTGGATGCTCATTTCAGGTTTTCAAGGCAAAAATGGTCCACAGGCTTGATACCAAGCCTTAGCACTGAACCGGAGCGCAGAGAAGGTGCCAGGAGGGACCGGACAAACCGACACCATGGCCATTGCACTTCTGGACTCCTAGGCGGTATTGACGGCCAGTCCTAGTTCACAAGACTCCTTGGCTCACAAGCTGATCGAGGGCACAGCGAAAATGTTTGTAGACCCCATCTTGGGCTGAAGAGACAGAGCTCCGAGTTCTAGCCGTGTGACCTTACCGGGAAAATATCACTTCACCATTCCAAGcctgtttctctcttctgtccCAGGAATCTTTTGTGACTGGTACACTCACTAACCCTTGACTGGTAATCTGGTTTCCATGCCTCACAAATCTGAAGTCAAATGAAATTACGGGCATAAAAGCATTTTGGTATCGTAAAGTGGTTGGCAAGTATGAGAACTAACGTCATTAAACAGTAATTACCTCTGATCCTGAGCAATCCTAAAGGCAAGCTCTGGAGCGGCAACCACGGCCAAAACCGTGTTTTCATTCAATTAATGGAAGCTTTATCATGTAGGCAGACCCTGTAACACAACCCCAAAAGCACATGAAATAAAGTAcatgtgtctgtctatctctgcAGAATGTGTGTctgtaaaatgatttatttaattgagACTGGCACACTTTACAATCAGTGGGTTCTTAGATGTGTTGAATGCAATATTATAATACATCATTATAACCGTTCTATCCTTGCAACAATTCCCTTGTGTAGCAGTAACTGCTTCctcctttttacagataaggacagccttagagaggtgaagtgacttgtcaAGGTCACATACACTAGCGAGAGGCAAGACTAGGATCCCAGCCGCTGGCACTGACCCTGAAGCTCGTGCCCTTGCCCTGAGCTGCCTCTTCCTCTGAGGCTTGACACCTGTGACAGTTGTGTTTTCTCCCACAGTGACAGGAAGTCTTCTGCGGGGCTTAGATCCcaagaggaggtgggggctggctgAGTCGTGCTGCTTGGTGCTCTGGGGTTCTGAGGTAGGGGCTGTGCTTCTAAACCTCACGTCTTCTCCTGGCCCACAGCTCGAGTGTCAGTTGCATGGAAACAGATCCCATCTGGCCTCTATCCTGAATTTTAAGGAAGCCCACACCATAGCAAAGTACATACTTGGCTATCAAAGAGGCAAGCCCGTGTGGATTGGCCTGCATGACCCGCAGAAGGTAACCTCGGGAATGGCCCACAGATGGCCCTTGGGGAGGGGAGATAGATAGTCCCTCTCTGGCAAATGGTCCCCTGGCCCCTGACAAGGGGCACACACAACAGGCCTTCTTCTGTTTCATGCCTCCAATTGATAGAGGCCACAGCTTCAAAGTTAGGGAGGGAACAGTTTCCTCTACTTATAGACCTCCTATTTAATTAAAGTCCTCCCAactcttagaaaacaaaattaccagCTTTTCAGAGCCTTCCAAAGAGAAAGTTGGTGTAAGTATATATAGGTGTatacatgtaaacacacacacgtacgcaCAGACCTGTTATATGACACAGCTTAACTAAATCCCCATCATATCTTGAGTTAAAGTTGGAAATCTTTAGCTATGCTTTTTGCTAGATGctatcatgtttttaaagttatCCTTACCTTTCTTCACTGGACCCTCATTTTGCTATCCATCAATATCTTATTGTGAGGAACAGCATGTGAGGTCTTCAGGTGAGTCGCTGAGGTCTCTTCGTGGGATCTTCAGTTTAATGATTCTTTGTGGGGCTTCTGTATTAACctaaaaacacaaggaaaacaaggagaaaagccccagactttctgtttcttgatAAACGTTATCACagatgttacaaatattttttacaattaattttacatttttatgtactCATACTGCTAGCAATCAGAACTTACATTCAGAGACAGGATAAATATCTACATCTTTttctaccagatttttttttgtaatttaattcttttacattCATGATTGAGGAAAGTTAGTGGCTCATAAGGTTCTAAAAATGTTGCAATGTCTCTAgctatcaaagaaatgcaaattcaaataaCAATATAATTTGACTTATCAGATTATTAGACTTTTGCTTTGTCTTAATGAATACTATTGTTAAGGACATGGAGAAATTTCCCAGTAAATGAGGGTGTAAATTCCTACAGCTGAACTgtttttggaaagcagtttggcaatgCATAGGAATAGCCTCAAAATATTCATGCCCTTTTACCATTAATTCTAGTCCTGGGATTCtatctttagaaaacagttttaagTACAGAAACAGCTTTATGAACACAGTTGTTCATAGCAGTATTCTTTGTAATAATTGCACATTGGAAACAACATAAACATCAATCAAGAGGAGAATTAATAAGGTAAATTATGGTACAGTCTTACCACTGAAAAGATGTTTGGAAAGCAAGATACAAAGCTGAATATATATTTCAAAGGTCACCACATTTTTCAGTAGATAAAAAATATTGTGatagataaaaataattacaccAAAAGTAACTATACTAAATTATTAGTAAGGTTTTCCTCTTAGAGGTTAAAAagaatgactttctttttttcccttctttacaCATTTCCATGCTTTCCTAATtcttacaatgaaaactgtatttttttaatgacgtatagtcagtttacaatgtcgtgttagtctctggtgtacagcacagtggttcagttatacacacacgtatgtattccttttcatattctttctcattacaggctattataagatattgaatacagttccctgtgctatacggcttatctgttttatgtatagtactttatgtctgcaaattccaaactcccaatttatcccttcccaccccttttccaccctagtaaccgtaagtttattttctatgttagAGTCAAGAACTGTGTTTTAAAGGGGCCTGAGGGGACACCTCGGCTGCGAGCAGGTGCGCAGACTGATCTGTACACGACTCCCATCTCCTGTCTCTTGCAGACGCAGCAGTGGCAGTGGATGGACGGGGCCATGTATGCTTACAGAACCTGGTCTGGCAAGTCAGTGGGCAGGAATGAGTCCTGTGCTGAGATGAACGCCAAGAACAGTAagtcttcctgcctctctttccAAATCGCAGCTCCTTCCCGCTACCCACTAGGAGTCAAAAAGGACACTCATTTCTCTTTGCCCTGTTTCACACCAGCAACTTTTTTCCCACAGGACAATGGCCTCGTCACAGACATTATTTACCAACCTTCAGTCATCTGTGACCATTTTACAGTATTTGCCATATCAGGGTACCAGCTGTTTAGTTACTTACCTAGTATTTTCTTtcaatccattcacttttttcttaagTACGTTTATTTCCAAATTCTAGTATATATCATGAGGGAGAACTATGTCACATTTGGGGAAACCCAGACTACAGGGAGCAAAAATGTGTGACTCCCTTCTGGCTTCTTGAGGGTGAAGGTCCTTCATAGGCCCTGGAGACACTGGCTTGGCCTGGGTGCTTCCCGCTGGTTTGTTTCCCTGCGTTTCATCTCCAGAACGCAGAGCCCAGAAGCACACCTGCAGGCTGCACACAATCCCTGCAGCCTCCCCGTTTCTCTCGCCTGcttccatttttcactttttatctaGTAAGTTACCGTCTTGTGGCCTTGGTATTGATGACGTTTGGGGgtgggtaattctttgttgtgggggccgTGCTGCACACTGTACGCTTAGCTGCCAGGAGCATCCCTGccgccaacacacacacacaggttgtTCCATCCAAAAATGTCCTCAGACTTTGCTAAATGTCCCCTAGGGGCAAAATCACTCCTATTTGAGAACCACAGCTAATAagtgatttgaaaagaaaacagaatgtcaAAGATGAAAAGGATACTTGATGCCGAAGAGGACAACCCACTGGATTTTAAGAGCAATTGTGTTACCAGGACTCCCCTCCTAGCCATGGAGCGAGCCTGGCACAGGGTCTGACTGAGGACTCAGGTTCTGGGGCTCAGGTGGAAAGGGTTTCCTATTGTCTGAGGAACAAAgcaccaaaaagagagagaggaaaactcCCTAACAGCACAGGGTGAGTGATGGACATGAGGAGACAGACTCTGAGGCAAGATCTAGGAAAACCCTCAGGGACAGGAGGGTCTTACCACAGACGGACGAAGACTGTTCACAGTCTCGCAGACATGACAGCCGCTGCTGTTAAAGGAGTAAGTCACCTCAGGTGGAAGGAACACACCAACACCAATTGGTAGAAGCTACCAAAAGGTGGATTTCTATCCAaactaaggaaaaatatttttgaacaatcAGCACTGTCCAAAAACATGACGGGCTACCCCAGGAAGTAGTGAGAGACCCATCGCTAGAGTTAACCAAGCAAAAGTGGGCGTGGTGGTTGTTACTGTACTTGCAGCATTGAAAGTGTTAAAAGACAGGCTCAACGGCACATGAGGGTCAACTGGGGAACACTTTAGAAGAATGAGTTCTGGGGATCACTTCAGACCTACGCCAGCAGGATCTGTAGGGCTGGATGCTGGACCAGACTTCGGGGAAGCGGTGGACCAGAGGCTTCCCGATGTCCCTCCCGTGGAGTCTAAGATTTCAGTTGGGCAAGGttttcaaacaaaaatctttCCCCCTTGGTCCGTGTTCACATCAGCAGAATCCCCGACAAGGAAGGTGCCTGTGTGGGACCAGAAACCAGACGTCCTCCTGAGAATGCCAGGCCTTTGGGCTCTTCCTTTCCCGTTCACTCAGTCCAGCCCTTGGTTCTCAGAACACAGGCTCTCAAGGcagaaaagcacacagaaagAAGCAAGGATCAGAACCTGGTGAAGGTAGAATTTAAAAGGACACTCCCCTCAGCCCTGCAATGTCACTTTATATTTGTGTAACAGATTTAGCTCCCCAAATCCAGcggctgatttttttaaagactcacaAGTTATCATATTAGTGTCCCTGTGCGCGTGCACGTCTGTGACTGGACGTGTTCTTGTTTTATATCCACTTAGACCCTGAAAGGACATGttcttctgttcctctttctctctcgctTTCTGACTCCCCACTGTAACTCTTCTGTGACTCTCTGGAAAACTATTTCACAGCACTTCCTGCTTGTCTACTGGTTCACTTTGAGACATGGAATAATGATCACCAGggttctacaattttaaaataaatttcaagttcAGAATAGTTTAGGCCAAGGCCATGGGCTTTGCATTCTGAATGCCCGGGGTCGGATTCCAGCTGCTtctcttagctgtgtgaccttgaccagaTTCcttgcttctctgtgcctcagatgcCACtctataaaggggaaaaaagagtaacACTGATCATCTGACGAAGTGTGAAGTGCTTATCGCGGTGCAGGCTTGGCTCACGGCTCTCCTGGCCCGGATGGGAGGAGGGTCTGGTCTCTCACACACAGCCCTCCCTGCACTTGCCCCTCTGGTGTTAGgaatggaggagggggtggacACCGACTCCCTCCCTATCTTAGTGCTCAGGCGTGAGCTTGCCATGATCTCCCTGGTTGTTTAAACCTCGTGCCATATTCTCTCTGCCCAACCCCGTAACCATGCCCAGACAGCTTGTAGTCTCCATCTCATTTACACTCCATggccccagctctgggccccaTGGCTGCGGGAGTGGGCAGGACCCATCCTCCCTACCTCTTGAGAACTAGGAATGGGAGAGGGCGAGCGCGCCTCTCCCCGCTTTGCTGGGCTGCGCCGCCAGGCCCTCTCTCCCAGGGCTCTCCTCCCGTTGACCCAAGACACACTGGTACTGGTGCCAGGGACAGATCTGCAACTCAGAGCCAGGCAGACATCCAAGTGGGGGCAACTCGTCACCCTACGGCAGACGCCCTGGAATGACAAGTGATTCTGCGGAACTCGGCTGCTGGAAGGCGATAATTGGACTTCTCAAAAATACTTCATTCTTTCCAAAGaccacctcttccctcctctcagtCCTTCTTTGTACAAGTGGCTTTTTTGGGGACGTGGCTGGCTTCAGCCACTTTCAATTCTTTGAACTTCAGACTGGAGCCTCATGGGGCCTCAGTTGTGGACATTTGGAAAAATCACTCTCTGTTCCTTACAGCATCCTGTTTCCAACACAAGAGAATCCCTCGTTTTCAGTGAATGTATGTCAAGCCCTGCTTTCCCCCAGAAAAGTTCTGCTATGGAGCTCCTGAAGTTGCCTGTGAcctttaagttatttttctttctgttagcaAAGTGAGTGCTTGTATTAGTCAgcgttctccagagaaacagaagtaacagaatggggagagagagagagagagatggatttgttttaaggaattggttcatgcaGTTGTCAGGGCTGGCAAATCTGAGACCCACAGGGCAGGTCAGCAGGCTGGGCGTTCCTGCAAGAGttgatgttgcagtcttgagtctgaaggtagaattccttcctcttccaggaaACTCAGTCTCTTAAGGCCTTCACTGATTACCACATTTTGGAAGGTaacctgctttactcaaagtctgctGATTTGAATGCCAGTCACAtccaaaaccaacaaacaaataaaacaacaacaacatgtAGACttgtgtttgaccaaacaactgggtaCCATATCCTAGCCAAGTTAACACATAAGATTAACCATCACGGTACCTTTCCCGATGGTTCCAAGCAAAACATCCAGATAACACTGGTGAGCTCAACACTGAACCGGAAAGatttaaatgaatgtttcttttcttacagAGTTTTTGACTTGGAACAGTGAAGAATGCAGCAAGCGCCATCACTTCCTGTGCAAGTACCAACCGTAGAGCCAGAATCAGGATCCTGCCAGCCTTGCAcaagccccttccctctccctcctctgccacgCGGGCTGCATGTGATCACTGCCTCAGAGAGTAAACACAGCAGCTACGGCTGATAAGACTGTTATTGTGCTGACGTTTTCAGGCTCAGAGGCAGGGGCCGCAACATTAGAATGGCAGTGTCTTCCTAACTCTAAATATTCACCCCACCATCCCTTTCCACTGTCCTCTTCTTTCCCCGTCCCCACCTCCAGCTGGCTTAAGCAGACTAGGAGGACGCATCCCCCACTGATGAAAAAGCCAGGTCTTTGGCCATCAGGGATAAAGGTTTGAAAGACAAGAGGAAGAGACCCAGGAATGAGCTTCTAGCCCTCTTCAGCTCCTGCATCCCTCTGCCCCCTCTCTACTGCCCGCCTCCTCCTCAGCCACCTGCTCAGTTTTCCATTTACCATTGGGGAACATCTACCATAGAGTCTCTGCCAGGCTGATGTGGACCATAAATCCCAGGGCCATTCTTTTAATAAAGATTTGTATGCCGAGAAGATTGCTCTGTCCAATTCAGCGGTGATGAGAGTGAAAAGGTGAAACAAGACTCAGGAAACACACCCAgtgtttcttcatctctgtcctcccggtttctctgcctcccacctctTCAGAACAGCTGTGCCCCACCCCCGCAGCAGCCCTGgttggagagaagagagatggaggtGACATGCTCGGGCAGCCTCTAAGCAGGGGTGAGCAGGGTGGGAAGGCCCTTTCATTGTCAGCACCGCAGCTGATGAAGGGGGATGCCAGTCACAGCAGGTGCGGTGGAGCACACTGGCCTTGgctgctcttctctctccagccGCTAACAACCCCGGTGGCCTTGCTCCAGTCTCTTGGCCTTGTGAGGTTGGAGATTCCTTATGAGGTGGTGGCTCCAATACCGAGGAGGTCATTTTTTCTCCCAGAGATTCATGGCTCCCTAGGTCAGGAATCTACTTGAAAATGTAAGAGGAAATAAGACAGACTCGACAATTAGAGAAAATGTGGCTTTAGTGTGATCACATTCCCATTTGTTAGAGGGAACACCaccagagaggagaggacagtggcTCGGCCCTGCAGTCCAGGCTCTGCCAAGGACCACTGGCTTCACCCACAGCACATTGCCGACCAGTAAACACAGTCTTTCACCCCAACCTGAGGATGCCCTCTGATCACCTAAGCAGGCTAAGACCAGGTACCAGATGCTGGCtaaaaggagagaggggaagtgaaACAGAGTTCTACCCTctaccctcttctcctccccttccttcttcttccttcctctcatcaAAACCCTGTCGCTGTTTTGGTTGTCAAAGACAAAAACATCAGACATAACGTATTGCTCCTCCCAAGCATTAAAAACCTTGCTAACCCAAAGGATAAATCTTTTAATAGTGAGAGTTCAGACAAGAGGATGAGCAGATGGAGAAGAGTCATTCTTACCAATCGTTTAGTTAGCATCAGAAAAATCCACCACCAACTCCCAAGGAAGAATCAAACAAAGTATCAGATTCCATGATGGAGATGGCAAATAAACCAGGAGTGCCAGACTCATAGGAGCCATATAAGAGCCTTATTAGACTAAGTGCCAGATTCTGTGCTATTACCTGCAAGAACTAAAAGAAGGTAAAGGAAACGTGGATGAGAATATCCCCAAAAGGTAGAGGTGCTCAGTTTTTTCTGTGGCATAGATGAGAGATAAGAGATGCCGtggcccacctccctcccttacTTTATCTGTACTctccagagaaaaaaaatacctcacGATAGCAAAGAAGTAGAGATGggcaaaacaaaaatccaaaaagtaACAAACAGCAGATATATCAacacaaaagaaagtgaaaccTGTCATTCTGTtactatatgaaaaatatatttagaaggaACGGCAATTGAAAAGCTCCACCAGCTTAGAGCAATCCAGGTGATGTGACAGTAACTAAGCCCCCTGCCTGCAATGGCTGAGATACCAACAAtctgcacacacacgtgcatagtGCAAGCTTCAAAGCCTTCCCAGACATGGACCAGCAGTCACATGTCTTATTATGAGGCTGGGATGGTCCTTGGTCAACTCCCGGACTGTGCTGATTGTCATTTATGCATATGGAATTTTAGTAATCCTTAATAATTCACTGAAGAGGTATAGCGTCCTACAAAATTGTATTGAATGTGTGCTATGCGCTAAGAACTTATTTCAGGAGCTGGGAATCCATCAGTGAACAAAGCAGGTGAAATTCCTTGCCATTTCGAACATACATTTCAGCAGGGATGAGGAGCGGAGGTAGGAAGACAAttaactaaataagtaaataatgtaGTATGAGAAAGTGACAGGTACtatggtgaaaataaaaatgcaagaagaGGTTTAGGAAGCAGGTATGGGAGGGGGTATGTGTGGAATAGTCTGTGTGCGTTTGGTCACAACTGACATTGGCCTAAACTGTCTCAAGCAAACAAAGAGTTTATTGGTGTATGTTAATCCATAGTCCATAAGTAGATGGGGCTTCAGGCATAACTTGATCAAGGGCTCAACAATGTCACCAAGATAgggttctctctctctgcaatTTTTTGACCTTTTCTGGGAATTAAGTCATTATCAAACCCCATCTAGTTGCaagatggctgcagcagctccagctctCACCTTATCAGGAAAGAAATCCACAGCCCTCAAACAGAAGCCTCCAAATTAATCCTCATCAGCCGAGAATCTCCTGACATGAGTTATGTTCTCATTCTTCAGTCAATCACCATGGCCAGGAGGATACAAAGTGATCATTAGTTTAGCTAAGTTATGTCACATGTAACTCCTCTAGAGCCCAGGGGCTTAGTCAGCTTCACCTAAAGGACAGCCACACTGCTAGCAGATATGGTACCTttgtaggaattttaaaaaggatgatACCCCTCTGGGAAGTCACAGCCCCAGGGACCCACAGGACCAAAGCAGGCTGGATACTTAACCCCTACTTACCCCTTAGTCATGCACTTTTGTGCAGTGCACAAACTACACAGCTCTCCTCtggggccctgctgacacctgcgGCTGAGAGTGGGGCAAGGTGGTTCTCCACCTGGGGGCTAAGGGCCTTCCTTTGGGAAACTGTCCTAAGGCTCCACTGCAGGATTTCAGAATTAGGTGTCTGACCTGAGACTGGAGAAGCGTCTgatgtaagaaagagaaaaaccaggtAGATGTTGTTGCCTGGGGTGTGCTCACTTATATGAGACTCCGGCCAGACTGTGGCAGTTTATTATGGTGGGGAGAGCAAAGGGTTTGGAATTAAGCCACTCTGGGTCTGGCTGACTGCCTCAAACTGGCTATACGAGAAGGAGCCTAGAGCCTCTGAGCCTTCGTTTTCTTTCTGAGGGATCTGAGGATTAAATCAGCTAAAATATGTAAAGAGTTTGGGATGGAGCCTGGTATAGGGACTTAACAAATATAGTTGTCCTCTACGAAAGTCACATGAGCCGTCGTAATTAGCTGCTTGACTATGGTGACACAAACTGACATCCACTGCTGGAGCATGGGAGGACAGCAGCATAGGAGAAACACTGGATTCCAGAAAAGTCCATGTGTGTGTCTGCCTGGCTTGTGCATGACCACATAGGAGGCGACACAGATAGGCTTCAGTATCCATGGGTTCcccatctgtggattcaaccaaccacggatttaaaatactcaaaaaaaaaaaaaaaaaaaaaggccagaaagttgcaaaacacaaaatttgaatttgccagGCAGCAgcaactgtttacatagcatttacattgtacttACAATTATTTACATATGATTTGCATTatattaagtattataagtaatctagagatggtttaaagtatacaggaaggT
This region of Camelus ferus isolate YT-003-E chromosome 9, BCGSAC_Cfer_1.0, whole genome shotgun sequence genomic DNA includes:
- the REG4 gene encoding regenerating islet-derived protein 4; its protein translation is MASKGLWLLLLLNCAASTEVLGEIVRPSCAPGWFHHRSNCYGYFQKLRTWSDAELECQLHGNRSHLASILNFKEAHTIAKYILGYQRGKPVWIGLHDPQKTQQWQWMDGAMYAYRTWSGKSVGRNESCAEMNAKNKFLTWNSEECSKRHHFLCKYQP